TGGCTGAACTTGACCATGCCAGGATAATGCAGTAAATATGTACCGATATTGATACGCACTGGCGACTAGCCGGCGTCGCGAAACTTCGGCACGTGTCGCGCCCCCCCCGGAAAGTTGTAAAATTATTGGCATGCTTAACAAGTCATTAGAGGGGGTTTATAGGGATTCTAAGGACTTGGGACTTGGCACTTTTCACTGGTGACAACGAACGCAGTGGCATGCGGACGAGCTCACCGGTGCGTCAGGAATTCCGGGCACGTTGGCAGCACGTGTCCGGGAACTTCAACTCCGGCACCTTCGATTGCGGACGAAACGCAATAAAGTCGTGCCACTGGGACATATTGGGCAAACACTCGATGAATGTGTGTGGTCGTGGTATGCAATTTGATGGGCACACCTCGTCTGATTTCTCAAGGACCTTGAGTGCTAAATTAGAAATTGGAACAATAGGTGGCACATCGCTTTCATTACGGAATTTGTTGCATACCGACGAAGGCTGCTGCAGCGCTTAAggcaaatgaaattgatttttacgAGCTGCGagccgtttccgtttccgtatccgtatccatTGCCAACAGGACCTGGCGCTGAAGCGCTCGAGTGGCACTCGGCGCGAAGAAATTGAAATGCCTCGTTGGGGGAGTGCTCAAGGAGTTCCTTTATCCTTGCTagtgaaaatgaaattagaaTTGCCATTGAAGACGCGGTCGTGTCGCTGACAAGCCCCCATTCTCCCACTCCCCCTCAGTGCCAGAGCATCTTCATCACAGTTGTCAGGGCAAACAAACTAATACACTCCATACAGctctacatatacatatatatctgaGAATGTGCCCCATTTACATCTCTAATGGTCGCGTTTTGTGGCCACGTTAAAGTCAAAGGCGAATTGTACAAAAGCCTTCTGCTTGTGGCGCCAGTTATCCTTAATCTGGGCGGCGACAAAAAGTCTGCAACATTTTTACTGACAATCAATGCGGAACTTGAGCGCCAAGGATAGTTTGGCTCATCTTCAAAAAATTTGGTGTCTAAAAAATGCGACGCTGATATGTTCtaaaatgaatatataaaaaaaaaaaaataaatagtcaatCATTGAAAAGTAACTAGCTATTTCTATTTAAAAACCTTTAAAACCCTGTTATCATTCATATTTATGTGACTGATTTTTCAATGCCAAGATCTTAATATATTACCTCAAAATGGTAATCGAATCCTCTTTTGTCCTATAACAGACCTAATGATGGGCATAACGCAGTCCCTTTTTGCGAAGGGCATCAAATTGGCGTCAGCCTTAAAGTCGGTCAAGGCGCAAGTTGCTCGAAGGACGCAAGTCGTTCCCTCAGCTCCTTTTTTTCGCTCTTATTCAGGAGGTCCTGCGTGACCAGACGAGGGTAGCTTTGGCGGCAGACAGTTGAGTTATGTGACAGGCGGCGACTTCGACGACGACGGCAAAGTTATATCCACTGTAGTGGCTTGTTTTTGGCTGGTGGCTGCTTATTAGTTTGTATTGCGTACTTATGGGGACTTTGTCTGGATATTTATGAAGAAAAATTCCAAATCCGTGGAGAGTGAGAGGGGCCATATCTCAGTTGATGTGTCACTTATCTTGGGTTAATGGCTTGCTCGGGGTGGTTAGGTGGCCAGGTCACCCCAGTTATCAGCAGATATCAGCTAACACACATCCATCAATCTGGTCGGTGACAAGGTCTTTTAACTGTGTTTAAACTGGGAAATCAAATCGGGAAATGCGATTGCGAATTCCTACCTGCTCCAATCAACTTTAAATACCCGTAGCCCAGCTATCGGCActtaataaaattgaattttattcaaCTCCCAGGACGAAAGTTCTGCCAGCGATTCCTCCCCTCAGTCACCGCAATTCCACTGGGACCCTTGGGAAAACATCAACCACCTCCGGTGGGTGAAATCGGAAGGGGGTGGTAGCTGTTGCTGCTAACAAGccgaaaatatttgtgttttcaCGCCCTCTCGTTGACCTGTTGATTTGGCCAGCTATCCGCTCTAATTGGCATGAATTATGCCCCAGGAGAAAATGTTTGGAAGACACTACACGACAGGATTGATTTAACtgaatgaataataaaaatcttttttgtttttcttccaCAGCCTGAAGCCCAATATGGAGAAGTTTGAGATATCGCAGAGCTATCATGGTGGCCACGGTGGCTACGAGGAAATGGAGGGGGGCGACCGGGAGGGCCGCGGACCAGGCGGCGGCCACGCctacgacgacgatgacgaccGGCCCGACTCGCCCGCCTCCTTCGAGGAGATCGAGCGCCCGCCGCTCCGCAAGATCGACAAGTACTGCAAGGCGGAGTGTCCTTGCATGCCGGCCCGCTACACCATCGCCACCATGGCCTGCGTGGGATTCATGATCGCCTTCGGCATGAGGTGCAATATGTCGGCGGCCAAGCTCAAAGGGGAGCACAATGGGGTGAGTACTCACAGTGTAATAATCTACTTACAATCCGCTCAACACCAAGAACTCGCTTTATATTCAGCTTAAGTTCTTTAAGCTCTACACGGATGAAGAGTCGATTTTAAAGTTGTTCCTTAAATTACTTGCatattaaattgattaaattttcGGCAGCGAATGAGCATTCATAAATTCGAGAGAGGAGTGAGTTATTCATAAAATTCGCTTCATTTGACGAGAAGCTGCTGTCAATTagggagtgtgtgtgtgggtgtgggtggaTGTGGCTCAAAAGTCATACATACACAAAAGGACACGCACCCACACAGACCCATCATAGAAACCAATTTGAAATTCTGAATCCTGCTTGACGCTCGTTAATAAATGCCTGGAGCAGTTTTTAATGATTGCTGAGCTTCTGTCACTCATCCCGTAAAATGTGTTTCCGGATTTTTGCAGACTGTGTTCATGAACTGGACGGTCGCCGTGGAGAGCCATGTGGACTCGTCCTTCTTCTGGGGCTATCTGGTGACGCAGATTCCCGGCGGCTTCATCGCCTCCAAGTTCCCGGCCAACAAGATATTCGGACTGTCCATCGTGAGCTCCGCCACGCTGCATCTCTTCGTGCCATTCGCCATGACCCTGATGCACGGTCATGTGGTGATTTGCGTGAGGGTCCTGCAAGGACTCTTCGAGGTATGTAGCCCAACCAACCTAACAACTTGCCCAATTCGATTTTGCCACAGATCAAAGCCGGGGATTACGGCTGCGTGATGTTGCGAAAATGGGGAGGGTTAGATTTTGCTTTATGATAAAGCAAATATGTGAAATGGAAACATGTCCTAAGCCCTCAAAGGGATGGGGGTCCTGGGAGGGCaggaaaaaataacaaaagcatttattttaatgcgaTTTCTTTGTGCCAAGGACTGGGAAGTATGTCATTTTTCTTCGAATCGGAAGGGAGAGAATGATACTTTGTAAAAAGGATGTTTGTCTATTCGAGTTCGGAAGTAACTATattttagatatatatttttaatttcacaaagCACATTTTCTTAAGATACTATAACTGCATGAGACTAAGTGCATTGGAATATAGGACAATATCCTAATTGACTTATTTAAATAAtccatttatttaaacataatCTCTTTTAGGGCGTTACCTATCCAGCTTGCCATGGTATCTGGCGTTTCTGGGCGCCGCCCATGGAGCGCTCCCGACTGGCGACGCTGGCCTTTTCCGGTTCCTATGCGGGCGTGGTGGTTGGACTTCCGCTCTCCGGACTTCTGGCCGATGCCGTGGGCTACCAGGCGCCGTTCTACGCCTACGGGGTGTTCGGAATCATATGGTACATGTTCTGGATATGGTTGTGCTTCGAGAACCCGCGCAAACATCCGGCCATCAGCATACCCGAGTTGAAGTACATCGAGAAATCGCTCGGGGAGTCGGCTCATCCCACGATGCCATCCCTGAAGACGACTCCGTGGCGGGAAATGATGCGCTCGATGCCGGTCTACGCCATCATTGTGGCCAACTTCTGCCGCTCCTGGAACTTCTACCTCCTGGTGCTGTTCCAGTCCTCGTTCCTCAAGCACAAGTTCGGTTTTAAGGTGGAGGAGGCGGGCTTCGTGGGCTCGCTGCCCCACTTGATCATGACTACGATAGTTCCATTTGGCGGCATGTTGGCGGATCACCTGCGAAAGAATGGTATCCTGTCCACCACCAATGTGCGCAAGCTCTTCAATTGCGGCGGCTTTGGCATGGAGGGTCTGTTTTTCCTATTCGTGGCACATTCCTCAACGGCGGTAAGTTATAAACAAATTCCTTTATACTCAATACTATAAGTTGTTTTTTCCAGACGGGTGCCATGTTTGCCTTGACCTGCGGCGTGGCCTTCAGTGGCTTTGCCATATCCGGTTATAATGTCAATCACCTGGATATTGCTCCTCGTTATGCTAGTATATTGATGGGTCTTTCGAATGGAATTGGTACTCTGGCCGGCATCATTGTGCCCTATGCCCTTGATGGCCTCATCCAAGCTAATGTAAGTTGGGGTTTTTTAGTGTAAGGTAGTTTCTGTAGCTAAGGTATTCATTTGGTATTGTAGCCTACCGGGTGTTGGACTACAGTCTTCACCCTGGCCGCCTGTGTTCATTTGGTTGGCTGCACTTTCTATGGTATTTTCGCATCTGGAGAGCTGCAGCCGTGGGCGGAACCTCCGGCCGAGGAGCAAAAGGTGTGGGCTCCACCACCAGGTGCCATTACCAACACGGATCCTAGCCAGGCGGGCATGTTGGGCGACTACATGAAGGAAACCTCATTCGTAAGTTTTAAAGTTATTACgaattatatattaatatttctatcaATCGAGCCACTACCTACAAagcgtgtttgtgtgtttttttttgtgaatagGGTGCCCCCGAGTACACTGAGCAGAGCCAAATGCAGCAGTCGACTGCCATTAGCTACGGCGCCACAGGACACGTGGCCAACAATCCCTTCGCCATGGCCAGTGGTGCTCCGCCCATTGCGGAGGAGGATGCCCCACCGACCTACGGGGATGTTACCAATCCTGGGCAGTATGGCTACACGCAAGGACAAATGCCGTCCTACGATCCGCAGGGATACCAGCAGCAGTAATGGGTTCGCCATAGGTCACTGATATATATCATAGCTTTTAGTTGTAGTCGGAAATCGTTTGACGTTTATTGTTTGTTCTCGGTGTGCCGTTAAAGTTTTCCCCCCTTTTTCTCTCTATTTGTTGAGTTCCATCGATGGAGGGATCCGTGGACCTTTCAgaagtatataaatatataactaaAGAGTAACGAATTTGTCAGCGAATAAGGGGATTCCACATGCCACACTAACACAATGAAACTATGTACCTAACAGAGAAACTACATATGCATACACAGCAATACCGATAACCACTACCAATACCATTAGCCCACATAGACCCAAACTGGCCTAATCGATCTATAAagcatatatagtatatactaTTAGGGTCTCGCTTACGCGAATTTCTATTTACAAGCTCCGAAATCGAAACTGCAACACAAGATAGGGAAAGAACTGGAAATATATACTCAACACTTGTGTATATCATAAATCACATAATCCACACAAAGCCTAtgataattatatttatatcggTATAatcgtatatacatatatagccaAAGATTGTTGTTGAACTGCGAACTGCAAGTTTTATTACCGTTGATGATATTATCTTCTGTGTAAAGAGAACATTTTAATCAAACCCAAGCAATTGTTGATGTTCGGCACGAATGATAACCATAAAAAGAACTAGCTAATCAAAAGTCATATGAATACTCTGTTAACTAATTACTGTTTATGTTTgttgatattatttaattcattgATATTAATGCACCGTATGCTTTTGTGTTTAACTAACATGAGCAAGGCATGATGTAGGTACTAAAAATAATACTTAAGTAGATAGCCGTAGGCGCATATAACCTCAGACTTGGTCTTCATATGCTCactacatttaaataatattaagcTAAAGGAatacttaaaataaatgttttcagAGGATTAGGTTTCTTCTAAATACTATTCTATGAATTATTTTATACTAACGACGCAATCAGTTCATTTTGAAGCAAACTtcgatttttatttactttttcttATAAACATTGATAATTTTGTAAGCCTAGGTACAAGTAAAGTGATTACTGTATAAGAAGTATTAAATCTCTCTAAAGTAATAAATTTAACCAATTTCGAAATATCTAGtagattgtaaataaatttgttaccgtaatttaaactttttcgTTAACGTTATTATGCACAACTTTGATTTCAAAGCACAAATTTAACTTACAAAATGCACTGTTAATTATTTCGTTGTTCATTAGTTCAAAGCACCACttgttaatttaaagttgttaaaatttaattagtgTTTAGTTGAGGTTTTCAATTACTGCCGCACATACATATTTAGACGCACTTACTTTCTCACTGTaccattaaatatgcaaaattacacaaattatTTCTAGTCGTCTGTATATTACCCGATCGTATTAAGCTAGCCACAAGTATTATAAATAGCTATATATAAaggtaatttaaattattcacATTTAAATCACTATGTATTAAAAACGTGAACATTTTCTAACTAAAAGAGTCAATTCTAATACCGTAATTTGTACAGCGCAGCGAATAAATAATCACACAGATACTCGTATAGCCACTTACTTAATAgctattatatattaaaattttaaatgttctTGGATCACAGTTCCAATTGAAGACAACAATACTGCTTGTGTAAGCGACAATACCTAGTGAAGTAAGCCTAGTTAATAGTTAAAACATTTCCATTGACCTATCATTTTTACTTACTTACCATTATGTTTCGATTTTAGGCtcaaatttttaaacaaatgctCGCGcaggcaattaaaaatgttggcCACTggggcgtatgtgtaatattAGGTTAGTGTAACATCCATTCTGTATATAAAACCGATTCTTCAATTGAGTATGGCTCTTTTAATCTGGAGACTATAACAATAGagatttcgatttgatttcccttttttagtttttgagAGATACTTAAGCTCTCGGGGCTGTGTGGACAATAATAACATAAATATGTTAACCAGAAAGCCACGGTTAAACTTTTGCTTGctaagatataaaaaaaagagtaatGAAAATCACTTGACATAACAGTTTGTAAATAAAGCGTATCTCGTAGTTGAATGCCATCATTAAATGCTTTTGTGAGTAATTTAAGTGTACATAAAGCCAAGTCGAACCGAAAAGCATAACTAAAACCTAAACGAGCGCAACTTTAATAGTGTTAAACCATCAGTTTTGGCTATAACCAGTCACAGAAGAACAGGTCGCATCTAGGGTATTTTAACTACAATACATCAAAGTTGTGCATGGAGATGAATTGAAAGTGTGAAGGATATGCATAAACTTTCGTACAGAAATATAGGCGCACAATACCAGATATATgctattaaaataaatcattacTATATTCATTAATCAAATGACAAAGAGGCAGCGGAATTGCCTCCACAAAATCTTCagaatatttaaaagatgTAGAATGATATTTACCGCTATACTTAAGCCGTGTATATAATTAGTAACAACATATTCTTTGTGTTCACTAAGAGTTCTGTATACACGATATAAAGTATTGAATcaaaattatgaatattaaaCGCAATCGGAGATCCCTTTTCTGGCAACACCCGCCCATGTTGTATAATTTGTATGGTAGCTAAAccaaatttgaataaaacTTATATATTTCAGTGTATGCTCATTaaagaaaccaaaacgaatatttaaaaacataacCGAATAAAGGAGAGTTAACGCCCCTATTCATTTAAAGACAGAATAAATGTACCAGTCTTCACCAATAACACTTGAATTTCGTTACCAGAAGTTATGATATAAAGTCCTTGCATGAGATTACCATATGAATACCATAATGAAGGTCATTAAACCACAACAAAATTAAGCCTAATGAAATGTATTTGGAATTCAATAAAACGAACATGTTAAAATTATGCCAAACAAGTGAGTTTTTTATTCCAGCATCAACTTTTGGCATAAAACTTAACTATTTATTTGTACAAGTCCCAACGAAAAAATGGCTGCATTTAGAactaataacaaaaatatgaaataaatagGTATCGATTAGGAAACAAGCTAAAATCACATGAGTGCTACGGTGTAGAAGATGCATTAATCGAGGCATTTTTCCGAAAAAATCATTATACAATATTGCATTATCTCCGTACTCCCTGGTACTCCCCATTCGATCGTCCTTTTCCCGGAAAACCGCGAGCAAACGGCGCCTTGGCATTGGTGGTCACATAATAATTCCCTCGAGCTCTGTGGAAAGTCAAGGTTTTATTCCAATATCTATAGGAATGTGTGACAAATGTATTCCTTACTTGTGTGAACAGTGTTCGCCCATTAGCACATACTCCGAGTCCTTGGGCTCACACCAACCAATTAGATAGGAGAACAAGTTGGGACAAGGACCCGCATAAAATCCGCGAGTTGTCGTGATGGATTCAATAAAGTACGGCGTGACTTTTGTGTGATCACAAGCCAACGTTTCTGGGTGATAAAAggataataatattaattaatagtaatatttaattgaatcaagTTTTACTTACGAAACAAGGTTGCCGAACCCACACAAGCTGGTTGCCGCGTGCCGCCGTTGACATAGAAGTCCGCATGACCACTGGAATGCCACTGCCCCAGGATTCCAGCTCCGGTGTGCAGAACATCCACGAAGTGTGCATCCGTCGAATCCAGATCCCTGGAGTTGTTGGCCCCGGCATAGAAGAATATCGTGGGATCCAGCGCGGTGATCCTGCCCAGCTTGCCCTCCTCCGGCTTCAAATAGTTAGCCACCAGACCGGCGATGTGGGCACCCACACTGTAGCCAATGAAGTGCAGGTCGTCCGGCTGGACGCCACGAGGATGTCGGGCGAGGTATTTGACCAGCTGGGAGATGCACAGGCTGCCGAACCGAGGAGCCCAGTCCATCTGACTCAGACAAGGTTCCTTAACGGCATCCGCGTAGTCCACTATGATGATGTTGTACTCGCCCACACTGAAGTAGGCCTCCCGCAGATCGGGACTGGGACTCAGAGTCCTGCCGCCGCCGAATCCATGGATTATGATCTTGGTGGGATGGCGTGGATTGAAGTGCGTGTAGTACAGGGCGTTCGGATCCAGGACATCTATGAACTCCGGCTGCTCCTGGGTGCGTCTCGTGTACAAATAGAACTGGATCTTCGGATGAGGACAGCGGTACGGCTTTTGCAGGCAAGAATCCGTCACATAGACCTGC
The sequence above is a segment of the Drosophila melanogaster chromosome 2L genome. Coding sequences within it:
- the VGlut gene encoding vesicular glutamate transporter, isoform A, with the protein product MKGLTAFKEKATGVFGGLKPNMEKFEISQSYHGGHGGYEEMEGGDREGRGPGGGHAYDDDDDRPDSPASFEEIERPPLRKIDKYCKAECPCMPARYTIATMACVGFMIAFGMRCNMSAAKLKGEHNGTVFMNWTVAVESHVDSSFFWGYLVTQIPGGFIASKFPANKIFGLSIVSSATLHLFVPFAMTLMHGHVVICVRVLQGLFEGVTYPACHGIWRFWAPPMERSRLATLAFSGSYAGVVVGLPLSGLLADAVGYQAPFYAYGVFGIIWYMFWIWLCFENPRKHPAISIPELKYIEKSLGESAHPTMPSLKTTPWREMMRSMPVYAIIVANFCRSWNFYLLVLFQSSFLKHKFGFKVEEAGFVGSLPHLIMTTIVPFGGMLADHLRKNGILSTTNVRKLFNCGGFGMEGLFFLFVAHSSTATGAMFALTCGVAFSGFAISGYNVNHLDIAPRYASILMGLSNGIGTLAGIIVPYALDGLIQANPTGCWTTVFTLAACVHLVGCTFYGIFASGELQPWAEPPAEEQKVWAPPPGAITNTDPSQAGMLGDYMKETSFGAPEYTEQSQMQQSTAISYGATGHVANNPFAMASGAPPIAEEDAPPTYGDVTNPGQYGYTQGQMPSYDPQGYQQQ
- the CG18641 gene encoding uncharacterized protein — encoded protein: MWLQCARKPIRADFWLQLLCVSFTLFHLEFAAAQNAGVVAAAVAAGQNQTQVYVTDSCLQKPYRCPHPKIQFYLYTRRTQEQPEFIDVLDPNALYYTHFNPRHPTKIIIHGFGGGRTLSPSPDLREAYFSVGEYNIIIVDYADAVKEPCLSQMDWAPRFGSLCISQLVKYLARHPRGVQPDDLHFIGYSVGAHIAGLVANYLKPEEGKLGRITALDPTIFFYAGANNSRDLDSTDAHFVDVLHTGAGILGQWHSSGHADFYVNGGTRQPACVGSATLFQTLACDHTKVTPYFIESITTTRGFYAGPCPNLFSYLIGWCEPKDSEYVLMGEHCSHKARGNYYVTTNAKAPFARGFPGKGRSNGEYQGVRR